The following is a genomic window from Hymenobacter monticola.
GTGGGCCATGTCGCGGTACAGGCGCTTGGGCTCGGCAGGGGCGGCGTCGGCAGACGTGGCGCCGGGGCCGAAAGCACCTTCGGGGCCAAAAGGACCCTTGCGGCCAAACGTACCCTCGGGGCCGAAGGGCCCTTTGGTGCCAAACGCACCCTCGGGACCAAACGCGCTGGCGCTGCTGGCGGTGGCGGTTTCTTCCACGTCCTCGGCGTCGAGGTCGTCGGTGGCGAAGTCGCTCACGCGGCCCATCTTGGCCACCATGGCGTTCACGTCGTCGAGGGTGATGACCTGCTGCATGGGCGAGAGGCGCACCGAAAACAGCTCGGCAATGCGGCCCTCGATGTCGGTCACGATGTCTTCGTGGCCGCGGTAGTTGGCGAAGTGCGCCTTCACCTCGGCCAGGTAGCGGCTGAGCACCTCAAAACCGTCTTCCTCGATGTGGAAGATGATGCCTTGCAGGTTGATGCTGATGTTCTTTTTCATGATAAATGGCTGAAAAACGGCCGTTTAATGCGGTGAGTGGGGAAGGAAAAAGAAGGTTGAAATCAGGCGGCGGGCTTGGAGGGGGCGCTGTGCCGGATGATGCCGACCGAGGTGGCCATTTCCTCCCAGGTGTCGCGCAGCTCGTCGAGGAACTGGCGGCCGGTGTCGGTTAGGGTGTAGTATTTGCGGGGCGGGCCGCTGGTGCTTTCCTTCCACACATAGTCCAGAAGGGCGGCGTTTTTGAGGCGGGTGAGCAGCGGGTAGAGCGTGCCCTCCACCACTATCATGCGGGCCGAAGTCAGCTCCTCCAGCATGTCGGAGGCGTAGGCTTCGCCGCGGGCGATGATTTCCAGGATGCAGAACTCAAGGATGCCCTTGCGCATCTGAACCTGGGTGTTCTCGAGTTTCATGGGCGTTGCGAATTACTAGTGGGTGAGAAACAGTACAAATGTATGGTAGGTACTTTGTAACGCAAGGTACTGGATGAATAATTCACTACTTGCCCGAATAATATTTTATTAGTGACTGATTGTCAGCAATAAAATTTTTGTTAAATTTTGATGTCGCCATGTTTGCGGCGCTGCCAATAAGCCAAAGTCTTGGGCAAAACCAGCAGGGGAGAAGCCGGGCACCGGCGCTGCGCGGGGGCCAGCCATGGCCTGCGGCGCGCCTTATAGCGGCCCGGCCGGCGCGAACGGCGTATTGGCCCGAAATTCGCGGGCCCTGACGCACTATAATGGAGTAACTTGCGTTGCCACGGCGCCAAACCTTCACTTACCTTCTTATATGTCCCAACTTTCCTCTGCCGCCCGCGGGCTGCTGGCACTCGGAGCTTCGGTGGCGCTGGCGCTGCCCGCCGCCGCCCAAACCAAAACGCCCAAGTACAGCAACGAATTTCTCAACCTGGGCGTGGGGGCCCGCGCCCTGGGCATGGGCAAAGTGCAGGTGAGCCTGGCCAACGACGCCACTGCCGGCTACTGGAACCCCGCCGGCCTCACCAACCAAACCCACAAGTACGACGGCGTGCTGATGCACTCCGAGCTGTTTTCGGGCATCGTGAAGAACGATTACGCGGCCTTCTCCATGCCGCTCGACAGCAAAAGCGCCATCGGCGTGAGCGTGATGCGCCTGGGCGTCGACAACATTGCCGATACCCGCGCCCTGCTTGACGAGTACGGCGGCATCAACTACGACAGAATCACCTATTTCTCGGTGGCCGACTACGCCCTGCTGCTTTCCTACGCCCGCAAGATTGAGAAGGTGGAGGGTTTGAGCGTGGGAGCCAATGCTAAAGTCATTTACCGCAACATCGGCAGCTTTGCCAACGGCTACGGCTTCGGCATCGATGCCGGCGTGCAGTACAACCACAAGGGCTGGAACCTGGGTTTGATGGCGCGCGACATCACCACTACCTTCACGCAGTGGAGCATCAACGCCGCCGAGTACCAGAAGGGCATCAACAACACAACGGCCAACGGCGTGGATGCCATTCCGACCAATAGCGCCGAAATCACGCTGCCGCGCTTCGTGCTGGGCGTGGGCCGCCGCGTAGAACTGCCCAAGCAGTTTTCGGCCCTGCTGGCCGCTGATTTGGAAACCACCACCGACGGCAACCGCGGCACCCTGATTTCGAGTAGCACCGTGAGCGTGGACCCGCGCGCGGGCCTGGAGCTGGGTTACAAAAACCTGGTGTATTTGCGCGGCGGCGTGGGCAACTACCAGAAAATCCAAAGCTTCACCAAAAACGCGGGCGGCGGCTACGACAGCGACTGGAAAGGCCAGTACAGCCTTGGGGCGGGGGCGGCCATCAGCGGCCTGCGCGTCGATTTGGCGCTCTCGCGCCTCGCCGTGGAGAAGCTGGGCAGCACGTCGCAAACCAACTCGCTGATTGTATCGCTGGGCTACGGCTTCAAATAAGCCGGCCCGGGGCTACCAACGCACGGGTTTCGCGTACACGCGCCGTAACTATAAATTCTCTGTCAATTGAATATTATTATGAGTAAAAATTACTTGCAGTCGTTGCAGCAGCTAGCTTTGGCGCTGCTGGTGCTGTGCCTGGGGCTGGGCTGGGGCCCGGCGCGGGCCCAGTCGGGGCCGGTGGGCAATGAATGGATTGTGCGGGGCCAGACCTACTACAAAATCAAAATTGTCAAGGACGGCCTCTACAAGCTCGATTACCAGTACCTGACGCAGGCCGGCATTTCGGGTGTGGCCCCCAACCAGCTGCAAATCTGGCGGCGCGGCAAAGAGGTGGCCACCTACGTGGGCGGCAACCCGACCACCCTGGACCCCACCTCGTTCATTGAGTTCTACGCCCTGCGCAACGACGGCCGCCTCGACACCGAGCTGTATAAGCAGGCCGCGGACCAAACCCACCCTTACTACAGCTTCTACACCGACACGGCCAGCTACTTCCTTACTTGGACGCCCGGCACCACGGCCCGGCACATGGCGCAGCCCGTGGCTGCCGGCGGCACGGTGCACCCGCACCGCTTGCACACCCAGCTGAATGTTAAAACGGAGCGCTACATTGAAACGCCTAAGAATCCGGGGGATTATTTGCCCTGGATAGAGTCAGGCGAAGGCTTTTTCGGGACCGGAACTCAGAGGCCCAACGCCGATTCGCTGGTGCGGGCGGTGGCTACCACCGGGCCCAATCCGACGGTAGAGGTGTGCTTATTCGCCCCGGGCGATGTGACCAATGGTGGAATCCCCTTCCCCCATGCGGTTGAAATCTTGGTGAAGGTGGGGGGAGGTGCCGAACGGACCTTGGGCGTGATGCGCTGGTCCGGGCGCCGCCGGTACCGGCAGACCTTCACCCTGCAACGCTCCGATGTCGTCAACGGAATTGTGGGGATATACCACCACTTGGATGCGTCGGCCGTGGCCGGCGACAACTATTACATGGGCTATATCCGCTACGTGGTGCCCCAGGCCAACCGGTGGTTTCGCAACCGGCACAGCGTGACCTTCCAAAACGATTCGACCCTGGCCGGACCGGCCACTTATGAGTTTGAAACGGATTCGATTCCGGCCACGGCGGTGGGCTTCGACGTGCACGACCTCTACAACGTGCAGCGGGTGGTGAGCACCACCACTGGCACCCGGCGGCGCTTCGTGTTTCCCAACGCCAACACCAGCGCCACGCATACCCTGCTGCTGGCCGAGGAAAGCGCGGCTGCGCGGCCCCCGCTGCCGCCCCAGCGGATAAACTTCCGCGTCATCGACGCGGCCCAGCCCAACTTCATCATCATCACCCACCGGCAATTGATGCGGCCGGGCCCGGGCACGCAGAACGCGGCCCTGTCCTACGCCTCTTACCGCGCCAACCCCCGCACGGCCGGCCTGACGCGCTACGACACGCTCATGGTGACCTCGCACCAGCTCTACGACCAGTTCACCTACGGCGACCGGTCGTGGCTGGCCCTGCGCCACTTCGCGCGCTGGATTTCGGCGGCCAACACCCCAGGCCGCTCCCGTTACCTGTTGTTGCTGGGCAAAGGCCTGCAGCCCTCCGCGGGCGGAACGTCGGGTACCATCCACAACCCGGCGCTGCTGCCGCGGGTGCTGGGCGAGCAAGGGCTGGATTTGGTGCCCACTTCTTCCCGGTCGGTGTCGGACAACATGCTGACGGCCGACTACGCCAACAACAATTTCACGGCCCAGCTCATCACGGGCCGCCTCACGGCCACCACCCCGACCCAGGTCATGAACTATCTGGAAAAGCTGGGGGATTACGAGCGGGCCGGCGACCAACCCTGGCGCAAAAACGTGTTGCACCTGGCAGGCGGAACTCAGCCGCGAGAGTTTACGGATTTCCGTGACTACTTGAACAAATACAAGACGTACGTGGAGCAGCCTTTGTTTGGCGGCAGAGTGGTAGACCTAATTGAGCGGACCACTGTGAACGTTGTGGGCAGCCCTTCGCTGCTGGTGCCGGCTGACATTTCCTCCTATCTCACCACGGGGCTGGGACTGATTAGCTACTTTGGGCACGGCTCGCCCACCGCGTTCAGCCTGGAGTTCGGCACGCCCGATTCGAACCCCAACTACAACAACCCGGGCAAGTACCCGGTCATCATGATTGATGGCTGCGCCTCGGCTAATTTGTTTCAGGGAAATTTCCCCACGTATTTCGAAAGCTGGCTTTTTTCGGCCCGCAAAGGCGCAATCGGGTGCATGGGCACTACGGGTGAAGGGTACGATGGCTACCTCGACATTTCCAAAGACCAGCTCACCCGTCTGCTTTTCAACGACCCTGCTTGGTACGGGAAAGCCGTTCCGGCTGTGTACAACGAAACTGTGCGCCGCCTGCAAGGCCCCGGCGGAACATTCTTAGCCAGCGACCCTATAGCGGTGGAGCAGATGCTGAGCACCATGTGGCACGGCGACCCGGCCGTGTCGCTGTACGCGCCGCCGTTGCCGGACTTGCAGGTGAGCAACGCCACGCTGTCCATCCGGCCGGTGGCGCCGGCCCTCACCGTCACGGCGGCGTCCCCCGCTTTTTCATTGATGATTGGGGTGAGCAACCCGCTCAAAGTCACGACGGACTCGGTCGAAATCCGGGTGACGCGGAAGATAAGCGGTAATACCATCAGCACCACCACCCGCACCTTCCCGCAAGCGCCGCAGGGCAGTGCTACTTACGACTTCCGCCTGACCAACCCCACGGCGACCAACGTATTCGGTGTGAATACTTTCGAGGTAGAAATCGACTACCGCAACCGCGTGACGGAGACGAGCGAGACCAACAACACCGCCCAAATCAGCTACACGTTCCTGCGCGGCGGCGTCACCACCCTCAACCCGGTGGAATTCGCTATTGTGGGCAACAACCGGCCCCGCCTGGTGGCCCAAACCAACGACCCGCTGGGCGCCTCCCGCGGCTACGAGTTCGAAGCCGACACCAGTGCTTCCTTCAACAGCGGCCCCGGCACCAAGCAAGTATCGGGTACGGTGACGGCCACGCTCACGCCCAGCTGGCGCCCCACGCTGCCCAACGTAGCCGGGCGCGACAGCGTGGTGTGGTACTGGCGCGTGCGTTTCCAGACGCCGGCCGGCGACGAAGACGCTAACTGGGTGGTAAGCTCCTTCCGCATCATTCAGGGCCGCACGGCGGGCGGATGGTCGCAAAGTCACTTTGCCCAGTTCCGGCGCGACCAGCGCCAGGGAGTGGAAGTGGCCCCCTCCGGCCGTTGGGATTTCAGCACGCAAAACCAGCCGTTGGTGCTGCGCACGCGTGGCGGCGGCCTGCCAGGCGCGGCGCCCACTTTCTCGAACACCGGCTTCGGCATTCTGACCAACGTGCTCACCCCGCCGCTGGTGTCCAACTGCGGCATTGCCGCCCCCAACCTGCTCATTGCCGTGTACGACCAGCGCACGCTGCAGCCCGTGAGCGGACTGCCGGCACCGGCCACCTGCGGCCAGTCGCCGCAAGGGTTCTACACGTTCGGGGCCAACCCGGTGACCAGCGCGGCCGACACGCTCAACACCTTGAACAGCAGCACTGCCCGCCAGGCACAGCTGGCCACCTTCCTGGCCGCTGTGCCCGATGGGGCCTATGTGGCCGTGGTGAGCATGAACCGCCTGCGCTGGCCCAGCCTGACCACCGTGCGCACGGCGTTCAGCACCCTGCTGGGCTCGCAGCTAGTGAACCAGCTGCAGAACGGCGACCCCTTTGCCCTGCTGGCGCAGAAGCGCACCAACGGCGGCCGCCTCATCCGTGAAACGGGCCCCAGCACCGCCACCGGCGCCGCGCCGCGCTACAGCCAGGCCATCAGCCTCACCGATACGCTGCGCACGCCCACCACGCGGGGCACCATCACGTCGGTGCGCATCGGCCCGGCCCAAAGCTGGCAAAACCTCTACCATTGGATTCAGCGCGGGCCGAATGCCACGAGCAGCTACACGCTCAAAGTGATTGGCATCGACACGCTCAACCGCAGCACTGTGCTGGAAAGCAACGTGCCGGCCGGTTCGCCCAGCCGGGGTGGTCTTTCGCTAAGCCGGTACTCAGCCGCCCAGTATCCCTACATGCAGCTGGAGCTGACCATGCAGGACAGCGTGAACCGCAATGCGCCGCAGCTTAAGGAGTGGTTCATTACGTACCAGGGCGTCCCGGAAGGCGTGGTGCGCCGCGATTTGGCGACGCCCAGCAATGCATATGACCCTGCCACGCTCACCGCGCAGGCCGGCGGCAATGGCGCGCTGACCTTCCCGGTGGTGTTTGAGAACGTGAGCCCCTTCGATTTTGGCACGCCGCTGCGGGCCAAAGTAGAGCTGCGAAACCAGGATACCGGCGTCTCACTGCCGCCCGTGTACGTGACGGCGCCGCGCCAACTCAAGGGCGACTCGACCATTCGCATTCCGGTGACTTTTCCCATGACGGGCCGGTTTGGCAACTTCGTTACCAAGGTGACCGTGAACCCCACGCCGCGCCCCCTGCCCGAGGTCAACCTGTTCAACAACGAACTGAACCTGGCGGCCTTTGGGGTGATTGACAACAACGTGCCGCCCACGCTGGACGTGGCCATCGACGGCCGCCACATCCTCAACGGCGAGTTGGTGTCGTCGCGGCCGGTCATCCAGATTCAACTGAACGACGAAGACAAGCTGCGCCACATCACCGACCGCTCGGCCTTCACGGTCTCGTTGCTGCGCCCCGGGCAGGTGGGCCTGCCCACCCCCGTTGACCTGAACGGCAGCAATGTGGATTTTTCGGTAGATGCAACCAAGGGCAGCGTGGCCAAGCTCACCTTCGAGCCCGGCAAGGCCGCCCCGCTCACCGATGGCATGTACACGCTGCGCGTGCAGGGCCGCGACCCCAGCAACTCCGCCGCGGGCTCGCAGGATTTCCAAGTGAAGTTCGAGGTGGTGAGTACTTCGCAGATTTCCAACGTGTACCCGTATCCGAACCCTGTGGTGGGCAAGGCGCGCTTTATCTTCACGCTGACCGGCGACCAGTTGCCCAACAACATGAAAATCCAGATTATGAGCCTCACCGGCCGGGTGGTGCGCGAGATTTTCATGAGCGAGCTGGGCCCGCTGCACATCGGCAACAACATCTCGGAGTACGCCTGGGACGGCACCGATACCTACGGCGACCGCCTCGCCAACGGTACCTATCTCTATCGCGTGGCCCTCGACGACCCGAATGGCCAGTTCAAGCACCGCGCCACCACCGGCGATAAAGCCTTTAAAAACGACTGGGGCAAGCTGGTGCTCATGCGGTAAAATGGTAAATGAATAAATGAGTAAGGGGGACGTTCGACGGCAAGCAGCCATTGAACGTCCCCCTTACTCATTTATTCATTTACCATTTTACCGCCGCCGCAGCGTTACGAAGCTGAAGGCGTAGGCGTGTTGCTCGTCGGGTTCGTGGCGCTCGCGGGTCTCTTCGCGCCACTCGGTGGGGCTGAGCGTGGGAAAAAAGGCGTCTCCCTCAAAGCTATGGTGCACTTCGGTGAGGTAGATGACGTCGGCGGCGGGCATGGCCTCTTTGTAGATTTCGCCGCCGCCAATGACGCACACTTCCTCGTCCAGCTCGCGGGCCCGGTCTAGGGCGGCCAGTACCGAGGCCGCGGTTTCGCAGCCGGGGGCCGACCAGCCGGCCTGGCGCGTTATCACGATGTTGGGCCGCTTGGGCAGGGCCTTACCCAGGCTATCGAAGGTGCGCCGGCCCATCACCACCGGGTGGCCCAGAGTAAGGCGTTTGAAATGCTGCAAATCGGCAGGCAAGCGGCCCCAGGGCAGTTCGCCCTTCGCGCCAATCACGCCGTTTTCAGCCACGGCGACAACGAATGAAACCATTGGGTTTTCTACGTAAAAATTGAGAAGTACACTGTTAAAAAGAACGGTCATGCTGAGCGCAGCCGAAGGTCTCTCTACTCTGCATGAGTAAGTCAATTGCTATTGCGGTAGAGAGACCTTCGGCTGCGCTCAGCATGACCGTTCTTATATGATTATGCTACTTACGCCGGTAGCTTGAAGCCGCGCAGCAACTCGGCCACCGGCATCCGCTTTTTGCCTTCCAACTGCACGTCCAGCAAGTCCAGCCACGCGTCGGCGGCGGCCACGCGCAGGTAGTGGCGGCCGTCTGAAGCCCAGGTGCCCGGCGCACCAAGTGGCTGCCCGGCCGCGTCGGCAGTAAGGGCCTGGGCACGGAAAATTTTCAACAGGCGGCCGTCGGGCAGCGCAGCGAAGGCCGTGGGAATGGGGGAGAGGCCCCGCACCCAGTTCACCAACTCAGCGGCGGGCTTGCTGAAATCGAGCCGGCCGGTTTCCTTTTGCAGCTTGGGGGCCGGGCGGAGGTCGGGGCGCTGCTCCTGCGGGGTGCTGGGCGCGGTGCCGGCCGCAATGGCTTCGACGGAGCGGCGGGCCAAGCCGGCGCCCACGGTTTTGAGCTTGTCGTAGAGGCTGCCGAAATCGTCGTCGGGCGCGATGGGCACACGCTGCTGCAAAATCAGGTCGCCGGTGTCGATTTCGTGGCGCAGGAAAAACGAGGTAACACCCGTTTCCTGGTCGCCGTGCATCAGAGCCCAGTTGATGGGGGCCGCGCCGCGGTACTGCGGCAGCAGCGAGGCGTGGATGTTGATGGAGCCCAGGCGCGGCATGTTCCAAACGGCCTCGGGCAACATGCGGAAGGCCACCACTACCTGCAAATCGGCCCCGTAGCGTTGAAGCTCGGCCTGAAACTCGGGCGATTTCAGGTTGGTGGGCTGGAGCACGGGCAGGCCGTGGGCTTCGGCGGCCTGCTTCACGGCCGAAGCCTGCAGCTGGCGGCCGCGCCCGGCGGGCCGGTCGGGCGCCGTGACGACGGCTACCACTTGGCCGCCGGGCCAGGCCAGCAGGCTTTCGAGGGTGGGCACGGCAAAATCGGGCGTGCCCATGAAGATGATGTTCAGCATGAAATAGTGCTTGGTTGTTGGTGCATGGTGCTTGGTAGTATTATATGCGCTTAGTGCCAGGCACCATGCACCAACAACCAAGCACCAAAAAATTACCGCTCCGGATACAGCAAATACTTCTTGCGCAGCGCCTTGAACTTCAGGAGACCGGGCTGCCAGGAGGCGCGAATTTCGGCCTCCGACTTCCCTGCCATAACCTGCTCGCGCAAGGTCTTGGTACCAGACAGCTCTTCGAAGTACTTGCCGAAGAAGTGCGCCTTGTCGGTGCTCTGCTGGTAGAAGTCGAGCAGGTATTTTAGCACCAGGCCGCCGCCTTCGCGGGTGGGTGCGTCGGCTAAGTTCAGGCCGTAGCAGAGCTGCCCCTTCATGGGCGGCGTGGGCGAACCCGCATTGGGCGCGGGCGTGAAGGAGTAGGGCCGCGTGGCGGGCTGCGCGGGGCTGCCAATCACCTCAAAGGGCGTGGCCGTACCGCGGCCTACGCTCACGTTGGTGCCTTCAAACAGGCAGATGCTGGGGTACAGCGCCACGGCGTGGTCGGTGGGCAGGTTGGGGGAGGGGCGCACGGGCAGGTGGTAGGCCGTGGCGTGGGTGTAGCCACGGGCCACGGGCACCACCGTGAGCTGGCAGCGCAGGCCGCCGGTCAGCCATTTTTCGCCGTTTATCATCTGGGCCAGCTCGCCTACGGTGAGGCCGTGGGCAATGGGCAGCGGGTCGAGGCCGACGAAGGATTTGTGCGCGGGCTCCAGCATGGGGCCGTCCACGAGGTCGCCGTTGGGGTTGGGGCGGTCGAGCACGACGACGGGCTTTTTCAGCTCGGCGGCGGCCTCCATCACGTAGTGTAGGGTGCTGATGAACGTGTAGAAGCGTGCGCCCACGTCCTGAATATCAAACACCAGCACATCGACATCGGCCAGCATCTCGGGCGTGGGCTTTTTGGTTTTGCCGTACACCGAGCGCACCGGGGCGCCGCTGCGGGCGTCGCGCCCGTCCTTGATGGTAGCCCCGTCGGCCTCCTCGCCCCGGAAGCCGTGCTCGGGCGCGAAAATGGCCGTGATGTTTACCCCGCGCGCTTTCAGGGTATCAACCAGGTAGGTGGCGCCCACGCGGGACGTTTGGTTCACCACCAGGCCCACGCGCTTGCCTTTGAGCTGCGGCAGGTATTTTTCCAGCTGCTCGGCCCCGACGACGGTGCCCGTGGGGGCGGTAGCGGCTGGGGGCGCGGCGGCTGGCGGCGTACCACTCGTGGCCGGGGGCGTGGTGGCGCAGGCCGGCAGGGCCAGCAGGCACGAGAGAACAAATTTTGCGGGTAAGCCTACCATAAAGTCAGCGAAAAAGACTGGGAAAAAGAAGCGTAAAACGACCAGGCTCCGTAATGCGAACGAGAAACGTGGCCGGTACCCGTTCAAAACGTAGCTTTACGGTCGAATAATGAATGTCGCCCGCTACATTTCGCACAAGATTGACGGGGGAGCCGATTCCGGCTCCTTCACTTCGTCGGTCACAAAAATAGCCATCATCAGCATTGCCATGGGCTTGGCGGTGATGGTAGTGTCGTTTGCCATTCTGCAGGGCTTCCGCAACGAGATTCAAAATAAAATATTCTCGTTTGGCGCGCACATGCAGATTTCGCGCTACGACACCAACAACTCGCTCGAAGTGGCACCCATTGCCGGGCCGCGGCTGGTGCAGGAGCTGCACCAGTTTCCGGAGGTGAAATCGACGCAGCCCTACGCCGTGAAAACGGCCATCATCAAAACCAAGGAAGAGGTGCTGGGCGTGGTGCTCAAAGGCATTGCCGAAACCGACGGCCTCTCGCCCATGCGCCAAAACCTGGTGGCCGGTAAGTTCCTCAGCTTCCCCGACACGACGGCCAGCGAAGACGTGCTGATTTCGCGCAAGGTGGCGGACAAGCTGCGCCTAGCCGTGGGCGACAAAGCCCTGTTCTACTTCATTCAGAATCCGCCTCGCATCCGTCAGTTTCGCGTCAGCGGCATCTATTCCACGGGCCTGGATGAGTTTGACGAAGTGTACGTCATCGGCGACATTCGCCAGATTCGCGCGCTGAACTCGCCGGCCTGGCCCGACTCGCTGGTGGGCGGCATGGAGGTAGTGCTCAAGGACTTCAACACCCTGGATAAGACCGAGGAAAAGTTTCTGGAGAGCCTGCCCTACGACCTGAAAATCGACAAAATCACCGACCAGTACGCCCAGCTGTTCGACTGGTTGCAGCTGCTCAACCGCAACGTCATCATCTTTCTGCTGCTCATCATCTTCGTGGCCACGTTCAACATGGTGGCCACGATATTTATCATGATTCTGGAGCGAACCAACATGATTGGCGTCCTCAAAGCCCTGGGAGCAACCGACACCCAGATTCGGCGCATGTTTTTCTTCCGGGGTCTTTCGCTCACGGTGCGGGGCATGCTCATCGGCAACATCATTGCCGTAGGTTTTTGCGCCATCCAGTATTTCTTCCACGTCATCCCGCTCGACCCCGAAAACTACTACATGGACCGGGTGCCCATTTCCTGGGACCCCCGGATGTTGATTATTCTCAACGTGGCCACCTTCGTCGCCTCGCTGCTCGCCGTGCTCATTCCCACGTATCTGATTTCGCGGATTAAGCCGGTGGTGGCCATTAAATTCGACTGACCACGGATTCGCTCGGATTTTTCAGATTCCACGGATTTTGTGGACGGCGTGAACCGCACAGAGATGGTAATTAATCGAACGCAAAAAGGCCGCTCATCGAGCGGCCTTTTCTGTTAAGAATAGCGGCAGATAATCGTCCACAAAATCCGTGGAATCCGAAAAATCCGAGCGAATCCGTGGTCAGGTTTAGACATACCGGCACTGCAGCACCAGATTTGGGTCGGGGCACAGGGCTGCCCACGTTTCCCGCTCGCTGGGGCGGGCCACGCCGGGGAAGTCACCCACGTGGCCCCGCAGGTCGGCCATGAGCTGAAAGTGAAGGTGAGGTGGCCAGTCGCCGTTTTCGGGGAAGGGGCCCACGGTGGCGAAGGCTTCGCCTTGGGCGATGGCCTGACCCGTGCGCAACACCCGCCACTCGGCGCGGCTCAGGTGACCGTAGAGGCTGTAGAAAACGGTTCCTTCCAGTTCGTGCTGCAGGATGACGGTGGGGCCGTAGTCGCCGAAGTTGTCGTTATCGGCCAGGCTGTGCACGGTGGCGGGCAGGGGCGCCAGCACGGGCGTGCCGGCGGGCAGCCACACGTCCACGCCCAGGTGCAGGGAGCGGGGCTCGTCGGCGGCGATGAGGCCGAAATGGGGGCTGCGGCGGTAGATGACGCGGTTTTCGAGGTAGCCGCCAATGCCAATGCTGGCGTTTTGCAGGGCCAGCTCGGCTTCGACCAACTGCTCGAAAGCGGCGGTGTCGCGCAGGTCGGCGGAAGCCAGGCGCGGGTTGTGGGCGGTGAAGTCGAGGCGGGCCACGTGGGGGCCGTTGAGGTCGACGGGCAGGACGGGACCGAAGGTGGCCTGATGACGCAGCAGGAGGGAGGAAAGCACCGGAAAAGCGAGAAGAAGAGGTGAAGTAGCAGCCAAAGCCGCAAGTTACCTTTGCGGCACAAGCTACGGCCGGCTTGTTACCCGACGGCCGTTTTTTCGTACCATCCGAGACCATGCCGGGAAGAGGGAACACCCTGTTTCCGGCGGCCTCGTTTTTTATATCAGTTGCGCCCCGCATGTACCAAACCCTCACCGTTGTTGCCCTCACCCAGGAAACCGCTGATTCCGTCACCATTCACCTGGAGCGGCCCGACCGCCAGCCCATTGCCAGCCGCCCCGGCCAGTTCCTCACCCTCATTTTACCCTGCGGCCCCGGCGGCAAAAAAGAGCGCCGCGCCTACTCGCTCAGCAGCACGCCGCAGGAAGCGCCGCGCTTGTCCGTGACGGTGAAGCGCGTGCCGGGCGGGCTGGTCAGCAATTACCTGCTTGATACCGTGCGTGTGGGCCAGCAGATGGAGGTGATGGAGCCGCTGGGCAACTTCACCCTCAGCCCCAGCCCCAAGGCCGCGCGGTCGTTGGTGCTCATTGGGGCGGGCTCGGGCATCACACCGCTCATGTCCATGCTCAAAGCCGTAGTGCAAGCCGAGCCTCAGAGCCACGTGCTACTGATTTACGGCAACCGCAACGAGGAATCGGTGATATTCCAGAAGCAGCTGGCCGAGCTGGAAGCCCGCTCGAACGGCCACCTGCAGGTGGAGCACGTGTACAGCCAGCCCCTGCAGC
Proteins encoded in this region:
- a CDS encoding exo-beta-N-acetylmuramidase NamZ family protein — its product is MVGLPAKFVLSCLLALPACATTPPATSGTPPAAAPPAATAPTGTVVGAEQLEKYLPQLKGKRVGLVVNQTSRVGATYLVDTLKARGVNITAIFAPEHGFRGEEADGATIKDGRDARSGAPVRSVYGKTKKPTPEMLADVDVLVFDIQDVGARFYTFISTLHYVMEAAAELKKPVVVLDRPNPNGDLVDGPMLEPAHKSFVGLDPLPIAHGLTVGELAQMINGEKWLTGGLRCQLTVVPVARGYTHATAYHLPVRPSPNLPTDHAVALYPSICLFEGTNVSVGRGTATPFEVIGSPAQPATRPYSFTPAPNAGSPTPPMKGQLCYGLNLADAPTREGGGLVLKYLLDFYQQSTDKAHFFGKYFEELSGTKTLREQVMAGKSEAEIRASWQPGLLKFKALRKKYLLYPER
- a CDS encoding ABC transporter permease, whose amino-acid sequence is MNVARYISHKIDGGADSGSFTSSVTKIAIISIAMGLAVMVVSFAILQGFRNEIQNKIFSFGAHMQISRYDTNNSLEVAPIAGPRLVQELHQFPEVKSTQPYAVKTAIIKTKEEVLGVVLKGIAETDGLSPMRQNLVAGKFLSFPDTTASEDVLISRKVADKLRLAVGDKALFYFIQNPPRIRQFRVSGIYSTGLDEFDEVYVIGDIRQIRALNSPAWPDSLVGGMEVVLKDFNTLDKTEEKFLESLPYDLKIDKITDQYAQLFDWLQLLNRNVIIFLLLIIFVATFNMVATIFIMILERTNMIGVLKALGATDTQIRRMFFFRGLSLTVRGMLIGNIIAVGFCAIQYFFHVIPLDPENYYMDRVPISWDPRMLIILNVATFVASLLAVLIPTYLISRIKPVVAIKFD
- a CDS encoding peptidoglycan DD-metalloendopeptidase family protein, whose translation is MLSSLLLRHQATFGPVLPVDLNGPHVARLDFTAHNPRLASADLRDTAAFEQLVEAELALQNASIGIGGYLENRVIYRRSPHFGLIAADEPRSLHLGVDVWLPAGTPVLAPLPATVHSLADNDNFGDYGPTVILQHELEGTVFYSLYGHLSRAEWRVLRTGQAIAQGEAFATVGPFPENGDWPPHLHFQLMADLRGHVGDFPGVARPSERETWAALCPDPNLVLQCRYV
- a CDS encoding dihydrofolate reductase, producing MVSFVVAVAENGVIGAKGELPWGRLPADLQHFKRLTLGHPVVMGRRTFDSLGKALPKRPNIVITRQAGWSAPGCETAASVLAALDRARELDEEVCVIGGGEIYKEAMPAADVIYLTEVHHSFEGDAFFPTLSPTEWREETRERHEPDEQHAYAFSFVTLRRR
- the fmt gene encoding methionyl-tRNA formyltransferase; the encoded protein is MLNIIFMGTPDFAVPTLESLLAWPGGQVVAVVTAPDRPAGRGRQLQASAVKQAAEAHGLPVLQPTNLKSPEFQAELQRYGADLQVVVAFRMLPEAVWNMPRLGSINIHASLLPQYRGAAPINWALMHGDQETGVTSFFLRHEIDTGDLILQQRVPIAPDDDFGSLYDKLKTVGAGLARRSVEAIAAGTAPSTPQEQRPDLRPAPKLQKETGRLDFSKPAAELVNWVRGLSPIPTAFAALPDGRLLKIFRAQALTADAAGQPLGAPGTWASDGRHYLRVAAADAWLDLLDVQLEGKKRMPVAELLRGFKLPA